One Falco peregrinus isolate bFalPer1 chromosome 6, bFalPer1.pri, whole genome shotgun sequence DNA segment encodes these proteins:
- the LOC101920479 gene encoding retinoic acid-induced protein 3, whose product MATPPPRGCSSISHDYYLLCDMEKAWGIVLESLATAGILITIFLICSLFFLTCKVQDNSKRHMIAIYFFFLSGTLGIFGLTFAFIIKLNDRTRPTRFFLFGVIFALCFSCLLTHACNLNKLVRGRKPFSWHVLLLLIVSFAMVQVVISIEYLVTMLVNQKDKFLNMSLQETNKDFVMLLIYVLFLMALTFLVSMFTFCGPYKSWKRHGAHIFVTVLFSIAIWVVWITMLTKGNMVLNRHDWDDPVVAIALVSNGWIFLIMYIVPEICFLTAPLKLGDYPPENDFCQPKFIKQTTGVDNRAYTQDEIVQGDTEDLSYSPYSSHFQMKTVEPQKDFSIPRPKARTSPYQDYTGGKGPM is encoded by the exons ATGGCAACACCCCCTCCCcgaggctgcagcagcatcagtCATGACTATTACCTGCTCTGTGACATGGAGAAGGCCTGGGGGATTGTCCTGGAGTCACTGGCTACAGCTGGCATCCTCATCACCATTTTTCTCATCTGCTCACTCTTCTTTCTCACCTGTAAAGTCCAAGACAACAGCAAGCGGCACATGATCGCcatctatttcttctttctctcaggCACGCTTGGCATTTTTGGTCTCACTTTTGCTTTCATCATTAAACTCAATGACAGGACTCGCCCCACTCGCTTCTTCCTATTTGGAGTCATCTTTGCTCTCTGCTTCTCATGCCTCCTCACCCATGCCTGCAACCTCAACAAACTAGTGAGAGGAAGAAAGCCCTTCTCCTGGCATGTGTTGCTGCTCCTCATTGTTTCCTTTGCCATGGTACAAGTTGTGATCAGCATTGAGTACTTAGTCACCATGCTAGTAAACCAGAAAGACAAATTTCTGAATATGTCTCTGCAGGAGACCAACAAAGATTTTGTCATGCTTTTGATCTACGTGCTCTTCTTGATGGCTCTGACCTTCTTGGTTTCCATGTTCACGTTCTGTGGGCCATACAAAAGCTGGAAGAGGCACGGGGCACACATCTTTGTCACTGTCCTGTTCTCCATTGCCATTTGGGTAGTGTGGATCACTATGCTTACAAAAGGCAACATGGTTTTAAACAGACATGACTGGGATGATCCTGTTGTGGCCATTGCTCTGGTGTCCAATGGATGGATCTTCCTGATAATGTATATTGTCCCTGAAATTTGTTTCCTTACTGCGCCTCTGAAGCTGGGGGACTACCCTCCAGAAAATGATTTCTGCCAACCCAAGTTCATAAAGCAGACAACTGGAGTGGACAACCGTGCCTATACACAAGATGAAATTGTGCAAG GAGACACAGAAGACCTCAGCTACTCCCCATACTCTTCTCACTTTCAGATGAAG